One part of the Pseudomonadota bacterium genome encodes these proteins:
- a CDS encoding electron transfer flavoprotein subunit alpha/FixB family protein, translated as MDNYKGVLICGEITDGQLAPITIELLGVGRKLADELGEELSILLMGSKAGSLSKDAIAYGADNVYTAEDSLLNDYNSDAYTQVVANLCKKVLPSVMLFGHTDIGCDMSPRLNGRLGGGLSMECSALSIDPATKMLLATRPVFGGNAIATMVSKAARPQMATMRAKVVPPAERNDGRQGKVIPVEDKVDASAIKAKVVERIKEEVEGVKLEDAEVVVAGGRGMGTAQDFAKLRELADILGGAVGGTRVACDEGWAPATLQVGQSGKVVSPKLYIAVGLSGAMAHIAGCLGSKCIVAINKDKEANIFNVAHFGIVGDWKEILPDLTAKFKELKAG; from the coding sequence ATGGATAATTATAAAGGTGTTTTAATTTGTGGTGAAATCACTGATGGGCAATTAGCGCCAATTACGATAGAACTCCTTGGAGTCGGAAGAAAGCTTGCCGATGAACTGGGTGAGGAATTAAGTATCCTGTTAATGGGCAGCAAAGCAGGGAGTTTGAGCAAGGATGCAATCGCCTATGGGGCAGACAATGTCTATACTGCTGAAGATAGCCTTTTAAACGATTATAACTCAGATGCGTACACTCAGGTGGTGGCAAACCTTTGTAAGAAAGTACTTCCTTCTGTTATGCTTTTTGGCCATACGGACATCGGGTGTGATATGTCCCCGAGGCTTAATGGCCGCTTAGGAGGCGGGCTCTCTATGGAATGTTCGGCTTTATCCATTGACCCGGCAACTAAAATGCTGCTTGCGACAAGACCTGTTTTTGGTGGCAATGCAATTGCTACGATGGTGTCAAAGGCTGCACGCCCTCAGATGGCTACGATGAGAGCAAAAGTAGTGCCGCCTGCAGAGCGCAATGATGGCCGGCAGGGTAAGGTCATTCCTGTAGAAGACAAGGTTGACGCTTCGGCGATTAAAGCCAAGGTTGTCGAACGGATTAAAGAAGAAGTGGAAGGTGTCAAGCTGGAAGATGCTGAAGTCGTCGTTGCCGGTGGACGTGGTATGGGTACGGCTCAGGATTTTGCTAAGCTCCGCGAACTTGCAGATATTCTTGGTGGCGCTGTAGGTGGTACAAGGGTTGCCTGTGACGAAGGTTGGGCACCGGCGACGCTTCAGGTTGGCCAGAGTGGAAAGGTAGTCAGTCCAAAACTGTACATAGCGGTTGGTCTTTCCGGAGCCATGGCGCATATCGCCGGGTGCCTGGGATCAAAGTGCATTGTGGCTATAAATAAGGATAAAGAGGCTAACATCTTCAACGTAGCCCACTTCGGGATAGTCGGGGACTGGAAAGAAATATTACCTGACCTGACCGCGAAATTTAAGGAGCTAAAAGCAGGGTAA
- a CDS encoding serine protease, translating to MNWDDVVQKITPYVVKIETPANNGTGFLLSYNDDHSWCGVATALHVVSDADSWQQPIKIHNHNFSKTAFLGAGQRVVFTDYATDSAVVFFESSQLELPNDLIPLRPIDTRLNIGVEVAWLGYPAIEAWTLCFFSGTVSARRDDLKAYLIDGVAINGVSGGPVINSTVTDGVQFVGVMTAYRANRAYGDSLPGLSIAQDVSHFHGVIQHVRSIDEAHRKKQEIEQQQADKSIAQPVAAPNAEGTPRR from the coding sequence GTGAACTGGGATGATGTAGTTCAAAAAATAACCCCCTATGTCGTAAAAATTGAGACTCCAGCGAATAATGGAACGGGATTCCTGTTATCATATAATGATGACCATTCTTGGTGCGGCGTAGCCACTGCACTGCACGTTGTCTCTGATGCTGATTCTTGGCAACAACCGATAAAAATACATAATCATAATTTCTCAAAAACCGCCTTTCTTGGGGCCGGTCAGCGTGTTGTCTTCACAGATTATGCGACCGATTCTGCCGTAGTTTTTTTTGAAAGCAGCCAACTTGAGTTGCCAAATGACTTGATACCACTCCGTCCTATAGACACACGTCTCAATATCGGTGTTGAGGTTGCTTGGCTCGGCTATCCCGCTATTGAGGCATGGACTTTGTGTTTTTTCTCTGGTACTGTCAGCGCAAGGCGGGACGATCTCAAGGCCTATCTCATTGACGGAGTTGCTATCAACGGCGTCAGTGGAGGGCCGGTTATCAACAGTACTGTCACGGATGGTGTCCAGTTTGTTGGAGTCATGACCGCATACAGGGCAAATCGAGCTTATGGTGATTCCCTGCCCGGCCTTTCCATTGCTCAAGATGTTTCCCATTTTCACGGTGTCATCCAGCATGTTCGCTCCATAGACGAGGCGCACAGGAAGAAACAAGAAATTGAACAACAACAGGCAGATAAAAGCATCGCACAACCAGTTGCTGCACCGAACGCGGAAGGAACCCCGCGTCGGTGA
- a CDS encoding phage integrase N-terminal SAM-like domain-containing protein — MTRFESILTKRSVPDPLRNYYKKWLRFYLDFCRKYHHLTATEESLHQFIKKLQEKNQTPEQRKHASDAISLYFDLMQKEAVVGAVIAETSNKPPDILGTSKNHGP, encoded by the coding sequence CTGACTCGTTTTGAATCCATCCTGACAAAAAGGTCAGTTCCTGACCCGTTGAGAAATTATTATAAAAAGTGGCTGAGATTCTACCTTGACTTTTGCCGGAAGTATCATCACCTCACTGCAACAGAGGAAAGCCTTCATCAGTTCATAAAAAAATTACAGGAGAAGAACCAGACTCCGGAACAGCGAAAGCACGCCTCGGATGCCATATCTCTCTATTTTGACCTGATGCAAAAAGAAGCGGTCGTCGGGGCTGTCATTGCTGAAACAAGCAATAAACCTCCAGACATTTTAGGTACGTCAAAGAATCACGGCCCGTAG
- a CDS encoding electron transfer flavoprotein subunit beta/FixA family protein — protein sequence MNIIVCVKQVLDPEIPPAKFKIDPEKKQVVPPAGVPPVISVYDERALEGACRLKDKNKGKITVLSVGSEKAADVIKNAIAMGADDGFVLSDPAFENLDSFGTAYVLSKAIQKIGAYDLVLCGRQAADWGAGQVGSILAEILGIPVVTLACAIEAAGTNVKVKRIVSDGYEIVEAPMPSLVTVSSEIGLPRLPAGVRLMMAKKKQIPVWKAQDIGAEAAQLDKGNAHTEITDLSVPVRKTECEIVTGATPGEAAANLVSKLANLI from the coding sequence ATGAATATTATCGTTTGCGTTAAACAAGTACTTGATCCCGAGATACCACCGGCCAAATTCAAGATTGATCCTGAAAAGAAACAGGTAGTGCCGCCCGCAGGAGTGCCCCCTGTAATCAGCGTTTATGATGAAAGAGCATTGGAAGGAGCATGCAGGCTCAAGGATAAGAACAAAGGGAAGATAACCGTGCTAAGCGTGGGATCTGAAAAGGCTGCTGACGTGATAAAAAATGCCATAGCCATGGGGGCCGACGATGGATTTGTTTTGAGTGATCCGGCCTTCGAAAACCTGGATAGCTTTGGTACTGCATATGTTCTTTCGAAGGCTATACAGAAGATTGGTGCATACGATCTGGTTTTGTGCGGTAGACAGGCCGCTGACTGGGGCGCTGGCCAGGTGGGTTCAATTCTGGCTGAAATACTCGGCATCCCTGTTGTTACTCTTGCCTGTGCTATTGAGGCAGCAGGCACGAATGTCAAAGTAAAGAGAATAGTAAGCGATGGCTATGAAATAGTGGAAGCCCCTATGCCGAGCCTCGTTACCGTCAGTAGTGAGATTGGTCTGCCTCGTCTCCCTGCTGGAGTGCGCCTCATGATGGCTAAGAAAAAACAGATCCCTGTCTGGAAGGCACAGGATATTGGTGCTGAAGCAGCACAGTTGGATAAGGGTAACGCACATACCGAGATTACCGACCTCTCTGTGCCGGTGCGTAAGACCGAGTGTGAGATTGTTACCGGTGCTACTCCTGGCGAAGCTGCAGCAAACCTGGTTTCGAAGCTTGCTAATCTGATATAA